From the genome of Candidatus Korarchaeota archaeon NZ13-K, one region includes:
- a CDS encoding radical SAM protein, whose translation MVYDPVELAEAVRGLVERGERRKYYRFRGGRWYGGIATADCVGCNLRCVFCWSHFPRDNPQANWGFFSPEDVYLKLRGIAEGRGYALLRLSGNEPTICWNHLLGLLELVESDGRFRFILETNGILIGSDKSKARDLSSFTCVHVRVSLKGTCEEEFSLLTGARPEAFELQLRALENLADEGVSAHPAVMLSFSSERNLRGLLERLRGIEPAYARRLEEEYVFLYPHVKERLRRAGLTPKIAYDPGRIAGDFI comes from the coding sequence CTGGTGTACGATCCGGTAGAGCTGGCCGAGGCGGTGAGGGGCTTGGTGGAGAGGGGGGAGAGGAGGAAGTACTACAGGTTCAGAGGGGGGAGGTGGTACGGGGGCATAGCCACGGCGGACTGCGTCGGTTGCAACCTGAGGTGCGTCTTCTGCTGGAGCCACTTCCCCAGGGACAATCCCCAGGCTAATTGGGGTTTCTTCAGCCCCGAGGATGTTTACCTCAAGCTGCGGGGCATAGCAGAGGGCAGGGGCTATGCTCTGCTGAGGCTGTCCGGAAACGAGCCCACCATCTGCTGGAACCATCTCCTCGGGCTGCTCGAGCTCGTCGAGAGCGATGGGAGGTTCAGGTTCATACTGGAGACGAATGGCATCCTGATAGGGAGCGATAAGTCCAAGGCCAGGGACCTCTCCTCCTTCACCTGCGTTCACGTCAGGGTTTCCCTCAAGGGGACCTGTGAGGAGGAGTTCTCCCTGCTAACGGGGGCCAGGCCGGAGGCTTTCGAGCTTCAGCTGAGGGCCCTGGAGAATCTAGCGGATGAGGGAGTTTCCGCCCATCCCGCCGTCATGCTCTCCTTCTCGAGTGAGAGGAACCTCAGGGGCCTGCTGGAGAGGCTGAGGGGGATAGAGCCAGCCTACGCGAGGAGGCTGGAGGAGGAGTATGTCTTCCTCTATCCCCACGTGAAGGAGAGGCTGAGGAGGGCTGGCCTCACACCTAAAATTGCTTACGATCCCGGGAGGATAGCTGGAGACTTCATCTGA